From the Oceanobacillus kimchii X50 genome, the window TTTAATTATTTGTGGAGCAACGGGGATGAATGCTGTAGAACGTTTTCTTATTGGAAGTGTTTCTGAAAGCATAACAAGGTATGCGCCATGTGATGTATTGGTTATTCGAGAATAATACGTTCGCTTTTTTTAGCAGGAACCGGATTTTAGCTAACTTGAAAAGAAACACTTTTCAAGTGGATTTTCATTACAAATTATAAAATTGATACACCTAAAAAGACCTACTTCCTATCTGATGATAAGAAATAGGTCTAACTTAATTTCTGAATTACTATCGCTTCAGTCAGATTATTAATGACTGACTAATTATCCATTTAGCCCGCTTAATCTCACCGTATCTTTTGCGATCATTGCCTCTTCATTTGTTGGAATAATAATTACTTTTACTGGAGAGTGTGGATAGTTAATAAATTGCTCTTTTCCACGTACATCATTTAATTTCGGATCCCAGTAAATTCCCATGAATTCAAGTCCGGTTAAGATTTTTTCCCGAATAGTTACACTGTTCTCACCAACTCCAGCAGTGAAGATGATTGCATCAAGTCCATTCATTTTTGCAGCATAAGAACCAATGTACTTATGGATACGACCTGCAAAAACATCTAGAGCTAATTCTGCTCTTGCATCTGATTCAGATTTTTCTTCAATATCACGTAAATCACTAGAAAATCCAGATAATGCTAACATTCCGCTTTCTTTGTTCAGTACGTTTAATACTTCATCTGCTGTTTTTCCAGTCTTATCCATAATATATGGAATTAATGCTGGGTCAATATTTCCTGAACGAGTCCCCATCGTTACGCCCGCTAATGGTGTGAACCCCATAGAAGTATCAATGGACTCCCCATCTTTAATTGCAGTTACACTTGCTCCATTACCAATGTGACAAGAAATCAAACGTAGGTTGGATAAAGGTACACCTAATAAGTCTGATGCACGTTCTGAGACATATTTATGGGAAGTACCATGGAAACCATATTTACGAATCCCATATTCTTCATAATATTCTCTTGGAAGACTGTACATATATGATGCTTCAGGCATTGTTTGATGGAAAGCAGTATCAAATACAGCTACCATCGGAATTTCAGGTAAAATCTCCTTAAATGCATGAATTCCTGTTAAGTTTGCAGGGTTGTGCAATGGAGCTAGTTCAGATATATCTTCTATTTTTTGAATAACTTCATCAGTAATTAAAACAGAATCAGAGAAATATTCACCACCATGTACCACACGATGCCCTACTGCGTCTATTTCATTAAATGATTGAATTACACCTGTAGAAGTCAATGACTCCAATAACATTTTAACAGCAACACTGTGATCAGGAATATCTGTAACTTGCTTATCTTTCTCTCCGTTTGCTTCGACAGAAAAAATTGCGTCAGGCATTCCAATCCGTTCTACTAATCCTTTTGCAATTACTTCTTCATCTGGCATTTGAATAAGTTGAAACTTTAATGAAGAACTACCAGCATTAATTGCTAACACATTACTCATTACTCTCACTCCTATTTACTATTAATCCCTTTTGGATAGGATGCAAACCATTGGTCCATTTTCTTTAAGATGTCCGCCATTGCATGAGCATTTTTGAAAGAAGGCATCTGAACAAGTAATGGCTGTTTTGGATCACTTGTAGCTTCCCCTTTTTTCTGCAATATTAAAATACTCTTTGCTTGTTGTTTGGATTTAAAGGCTGATTCTGGTAAACGAATAACGCCAACAATATGTGCATGCTTTTGTAAAAATGCATGAAGTTTATCTGATTGATCACTATCAAACAAGAATTCAGGCACAACTCCAACAAAATAAGCGCCTTCCTTCATATATGTTAGGCTTTGCTCTATGAACAGATGATGCGAATAAGAATGTCCTTGATCCGCCTTTAATTCATAGTCATTAGCGGATATATCGTCAGGATAATATCCAACCGGAAGATCCGATATAACGATATCAACAGGTTCCATTAAAAAAGGGCGTAAGCTATCTTGATGGAAGAATTCAACTTCTTTTTCTTGTAAGTTTGCATTAAGTACAGCTAGTCCAATTAAAGTTGGATCAACTTCAGCTGCGTATGCAGCAACATCTTTATTCATTTGATTCATCACTGCTGTTAGTAAATTACCCGTACCACTAGCTGGATCAAATAATGCCACTTCTTTGTGTGAAGACAACAATTTATTTGCTAAATAACTTACAATTAGACTAACAGTATCAGGAGTCATTAAATGTTGCTGCTGCGTAGATCCTTTCATCCCTTTTAATATTGCCAAGGATATTCCTTTTCGAATTTCTTCATGTTGGAAATCACTTACCTTTATTTCTGATAATAATTGGTTTAATTTATGTTTGGTAATATCATCAAAACCTTCAGGCACATCTTTTTCAAACAACATCTCTAATGTGATTACTAGACTATCTAAAAATGTTTCATTCTTAGTCTGTTGTACATTTTCAGTTGTTTTATCAAGCCAATTAAAAATAAGTTCCACGTTCGTTTGCTCCATGGTATACCCTCCTATCCATGCTGACAACTTTTATATTGTATCAGCACTTATCTCATATGTAAAAAAATAAGAAAGGAATTAAAAATCTCGCACAAAAACCTTTGTTTATATTTATTCCCTTTTATACACTCTTTTAAGTGATTAAAACCTATTTTCTCTATTTCAGTAATAATTTGTTTGTTACTATATCTTCATTTGAGTAAATATACAAATAAAACGAAAATTTTTCATTGATCTACACAATACTTCACTTAAAAATAGCCATCCCAAATATTCGGGACGGCTAACAACGAAAGTTATTTGTTTAAATGAGATAGTACAGCTTCATAATCAGGATGGTTTGAAACCTCTGATAAGTATTCAACATAAGTTATCTTATCGTTTTCATCAACGACAAATACAGCTCTAGATAATAAACGTAGCTCTTTAATAAGTACGCCATATTTCTCACCAAAATCAGCTGCACGATGATCAGATAACGTATCAACTTTATCTATTCCATTTGCTGCACACCAACGTTTTTGAGCAAAAGGAAGATCCATACTGATTGTAAGTATTTGAACATTATCAAAGTTACTAGCTTCCTCATTAAATCGACGTGTCTGTTCCGAACATACACCCGTATCAATTGAAGGAACCACACTAATAACTTTCACGTTTCCTTTATAATCACTTAAGTGTTTCTCTGATAAATCATTTGCTAGAACGGTAAAATCTGGCGCACTATCTCCAACTTTCTTTTCTACCCCAAGTAATGTTACTGGATCGTTTTTAAATGTTACATTTGACATAAATTATCTCCCCCAACTATATTGTGTCTACATTTATTATGAAGCTTAACAAAAAACATGTCCAATGTTAGACATCAATTTAGGAGATATACTCACTTTAAATATCGTAATGATGGAAAGATGATGATTTCTTTTCTTCTTTTTTATCTTTCTTCTCTTCTTTATGGGATTCTTCTCCATCCTCATTATCTTTCATTAACTTTTTCATTTTTTCTACAAGTTGCGGAGCAGCATCAATTAATTTCTCATAAAGATGTGTATGTTGATCTAAATGGATCATTTCCATCCCTTTTTCTCCAATTACAAGAAAAGCTACAGGAGTAATTGACACTCCTCCGCCACTACCCCCACCGAACGGCATTTCTTGTTGTCTACTTTCATCCGAATATATTTGACTAGGAGAGAATTCACTTCCCCCAGCAGCAAATCCGAAACCAACTTTAGAAACAGGTATTATTACCGTTCCATCATGTGTTTTTACAGGATCGCCAATGATTGTATTTACTTCTACCATTTTCTGTATACTTTCCATCGCTGTAGTCATTAAGCCTTCAATTGGATGTTCATCCATGATTAGTAGCCTCCTTCTGTTTATCCGGTATCTTTGATAGTTGTAGAATTCCATAAATAGCTTTTCCTAATCTTATAGATATCATGCAACGAATATCAGTTTGTATAAATGACTTTTGATAATCTGGCGTAACATCTACGATTAAGTCATCAACTTTCTTCATGTGTTCTCGTAAGAATCCAATAATAATTCCTTTAACTGCCCATGCTGCTCCTGTCGATATTCCTGTCGTTACAGCGTCCCCAGTCCCTCCTTTTGTTTTCCATTCAAAGAAAGAGAGTTCAATCATCGATAGAAAATGAGTGACATTTCGATAAACAATGGGTATCGATCGAATAAATCGTAAAATTTCTTCACGAAAATTTAAATAGTTTATTTGTTTATCTTCATTTTGTTCTAACTTCAGCTCTTTCTTATATATTTTCCATTTATAAATAAGAGCTTGAATATATACAATACTTTGCTCTTTTGAATGATGAAATGTTATATGTATAGATAATTTTACGAGAGCTATTATTAGCACAAGTAGAAAAAAGCTAAAAATGATAATACCTATTGTTACCCACATTGAAATCCCTTCTTCTTTATCATATATAAACTATTTTTAGGCAATTCACTATATTTTAAACCCTTTTATAGGGATATGTTGAAATAAACATGGTAAACTTAAAGTAGGTTGTATAAAAAAGTTTTGGAGGTTTCATCATGGCAGAGAGACAAAATATCTTCTTTTACTATCATCCTGATGAAGAAATGGATGGCAAAATTAAAGCACTCAAAAAAATATCTTCAGAAAATGGTTTAAAGGTTGTAGAGGATTCCAAAGATGCCTCTATTATTGTAAGTATTGGCGGTGACGGTACCTTTCTGCAAGCCGTTAGAAAAACCGGGTTCAGGCAAGATTGTATCTATACTGGAATTATGAGAGAAGGTCAATCCGGGTTATATTGTGATTTTAATATCGACAATTTTGATAATATGATCCATTCCGTATTACATGAAGACCTTGAAGTAAGAAGATTTCCTACAATTAAAGCACAAATTAATAGTGAAACGCCTTTTTATTGTTTAAATGAAGTATCCATTAGATCGACAATTGTAAAAACGATAGTAATTAATGTATACGTCGATGGATTTCATTTTGAAACGTTTAGAGGGGATGGAATGATTGTGTCTACTCCAACAGGGAGTACCGGTTACTCCAAGTCAGCAAGAGGGGCAGTTATTGATCCATTAATTCATGGATTTCAAGTTTCAGAAGTTGCATCTTTAAATAATAATCAATACCGCACCCTCGGTTCATCCTTTCTATTAGATAAGGACCGTAAACTACAACTCGAGATCTTACAAGATGGTAACGATCATCCAATCATTAGTCTAGATAACGAGGCATCGCCAATCAAACGTATTCAAAATATTGAAGTTACTATGGATGATACGATTATTAAAACCGTAAAATTAAAGAATAACTC encodes:
- a CDS encoding class I SAM-dependent methyltransferase; amino-acid sequence: MEQTNVELIFNWLDKTTENVQQTKNETFLDSLVITLEMLFEKDVPEGFDDITKHKLNQLLSEIKVSDFQHEEIRKGISLAILKGMKGSTQQQHLMTPDTVSLIVSYLANKLLSSHKEVALFDPASGTGNLLTAVMNQMNKDVAAYAAEVDPTLIGLAVLNANLQEKEVEFFHQDSLRPFLMEPVDIVISDLPVGYYPDDISANDYELKADQGHSYSHHLFIEQSLTYMKEGAYFVGVVPEFLFDSDQSDKLHAFLQKHAHIVGVIRLPESAFKSKQQAKSILILQKKGEATSDPKQPLLVQMPSFKNAHAMADILKKMDQWFASYPKGINSK
- the ytfJ gene encoding GerW family sporulation protein — encoded protein: MDEHPIEGLMTTAMESIQKMVEVNTIIGDPVKTHDGTVIIPVSKVGFGFAAGGSEFSPSQIYSDESRQQEMPFGGGSGGGVSITPVAFLVIGEKGMEMIHLDQHTHLYEKLIDAAPQLVEKMKKLMKDNEDGEESHKEEKKDKKEEKKSSSFHHYDI
- the tpx gene encoding thiol peroxidase, whose protein sequence is MSNVTFKNDPVTLLGVEKKVGDSAPDFTVLANDLSEKHLSDYKGNVKVISVVPSIDTGVCSEQTRRFNEEASNFDNVQILTISMDLPFAQKRWCAANGIDKVDTLSDHRAADFGEKYGVLIKELRLLSRAVFVVDENDKITYVEYLSEVSNHPDYEAVLSHLNK
- a CDS encoding DUF2953 domain-containing protein, which codes for MWVTIGIIIFSFFLLVLIIALVKLSIHITFHHSKEQSIVYIQALIYKWKIYKKELKLEQNEDKQINYLNFREEILRFIRSIPIVYRNVTHFLSMIELSFFEWKTKGGTGDAVTTGISTGAAWAVKGIIIGFLREHMKKVDDLIVDVTPDYQKSFIQTDIRCMISIRLGKAIYGILQLSKIPDKQKEATNHG
- a CDS encoding acetate kinase, which produces MSNVLAINAGSSSLKFQLIQMPDEEVIAKGLVERIGMPDAIFSVEANGEKDKQVTDIPDHSVAVKMLLESLTSTGVIQSFNEIDAVGHRVVHGGEYFSDSVLITDEVIQKIEDISELAPLHNPANLTGIHAFKEILPEIPMVAVFDTAFHQTMPEASYMYSLPREYYEEYGIRKYGFHGTSHKYVSERASDLLGVPLSNLRLISCHIGNGASVTAIKDGESIDTSMGFTPLAGVTMGTRSGNIDPALIPYIMDKTGKTADEVLNVLNKESGMLALSGFSSDLRDIEEKSESDARAELALDVFAGRIHKYIGSYAAKMNGLDAIIFTAGVGENSVTIREKILTGLEFMGIYWDPKLNDVRGKEQFINYPHSPVKVIIIPTNEEAMIAKDTVRLSGLNG
- a CDS encoding NAD kinase, whose amino-acid sequence is MAERQNIFFYYHPDEEMDGKIKALKKISSENGLKVVEDSKDASIIVSIGGDGTFLQAVRKTGFRQDCIYTGIMREGQSGLYCDFNIDNFDNMIHSVLHEDLEVRRFPTIKAQINSETPFYCLNEVSIRSTIVKTIVINVYVDGFHFETFRGDGMIVSTPTGSTGYSKSARGAVIDPLIHGFQVSEVASLNNNQYRTLGSSFLLDKDRKLQLEILQDGNDHPIISLDNEASPIKRIQNIEVTMDDTIIKTVKLKNNSYWERVKRTFL